The Trichomycterus rosablanca isolate fTriRos1 chromosome 13, fTriRos1.hap1, whole genome shotgun sequence sequence GCCTAATGTaagttaaaaaaatgcagtcggctgctgcccacgtgtcagagggggcatgggttagcttcattctccttaatcagagcgggTGTCGGCATTAggggagaggaagcatgacgcagttggacgcgctaaagtcggaaggaaaaaagggagaaaatgcataaacaaaaccaCAGCATTTAATAGTGAGTTGTTTATtgctttgtggctataacagtctccactctgcTAGGCCAACGTTCTGGAGTTTTGCCTGTAAAAATCTGCACCTATTTAAGCaacaaaatcaataaaaacaacaagtcTCATCATCAGTTAGTCTGCCTATTGTTTATTGCATACTAACACAGCAAACTATGAAACCACTGAGGAACTGTCTGGGTCAAGCTGATTTGGCATGGCATAGAATGcatggacccagaccgccccacctggggatcgaacccaggaccttcctgctgtgaggcaacagttctacccacttagccaagtGCTGCCCAAATAATCATTAGTTTGCAGATAATTAAAAAGCCATTAGGGTTTTTTAAAACTAATACTCACCAGATATGTGGTTTGTTTGGGCAGGACAGAAGTAATCACTGGGTACAGGGTACTGATTTGATCCCATTTTTAAAGAGAGGTGTTGTAAATTTGGTAGGCACTGTAGAATATTATGGAGGGCTGCTGTAGAGAGGGGTGTCCTGCTCTCATGGTAGTGAAGTGATGTCAGGTTAGTGAGATGGCACACAGCATTACTGATGTCGGATCTTGGTGCACGAGTCACCTCACAGAGACAGAGATCAGACAGCAGGTGCAGTGATGTTAGTGCTGTTAGACTCGGACAGCAGCACCGACGCAGTACGAGCCGCTTCAGGTGTCTTAAATCACCGAGTGAATGAAGTGCACTACAACACACATTTACTGTGAGGGACTGAAGCCAGGGTAGCCTCGATGCCAGCTGTGCCCACTCCTTCTCATCTGCTTTTTGCACCACAACTGACTTTATCCTCCTATTACCCAGAGTCCTCCAGAAATGATTCTTTATGAAGCGGAGTTTCTCAAGGTGCACGGTGGTATTTTTCCACAAAACTGGACGATCAATAAGTCTTTTAAAAAACGTGCAGCTGGAGCGAATGCTGCATTTCTCAGAATAGGAGAGAAAGTGAAACACGTGCAGCCAGACTTCTTCTGGAAGTTCAGTCACTTCCATGATCTCCTCTTCCAGTCTGATCTTTTAATATACAGCATGTACACACCCAgctaacacacatatacatctTATTCTTACAATAACTGATCTTCATTCAGTTAACGCTTTTCATTTTGGCAATAGACTGTAATAAACAAAGCTCGGTATGGTTTTCTTCTCAGTGGATTTACTGACGGATGGTGAAGAACGGAGAGGCACATCGCCATCTACTGttctactgtgataaatacaaaCTAATACAATTCATTTTTGCTAATGGAAATCCTTAAAACAgccatgtggacacccctcctaattgtTGAATTCGGGTGTTTAAGCCACACACATTGCTAAAAGGTCCTAAaagaacattcattcattaaagcaataagccactcgagaccgtacgttactgcgattttatcacaggaaaggatgttttggcacgacgcaaAGCGGAGTGAATAAAaagtctttccccgtgataaaatcatagcagtaacgcacggtctcgagtggcttattgcttttataaaatggcggtcaacataaaatataataaaatacaacaatgttcaatttataaatgtttttattcacaaaaacaattacaaaaagcattcttccgcaaaatcaggtagtccgttaacagtgttgctaggcaacatgagggcgaacataacatccgcaataaacattcctccacaaacactattacactatttcttagatgaaacacccgcttaatgattaggattactgtttatattaatctggacatttccatgtatagtacatgacttaaaatagtgttcaaccaagtttgtacttgttcttttcagtggcgtattaatatggaatgatgtgaggtggccataggtgtgcgtatatcggggattttacaacggcttcaaacgcggctcagccaatcagattttaggaccggaactatcctttttataataaaacaataagccacgagagaccgtacATTACTGcaattttatcacggggaaggttgttttggcaTGACgcaaagcggagtgcctaaaatgTCTTTCCccatgataaaatcatagcagtaacgcacggtctcgagtggcttattgcttttataaaatggcggtcaacataaaatataataaaatacaacaatgttcaatttataaatgtttttatttacaaaaacacttacaaaaagcattcttccgcgaccccaggtagttcgttaaTGTGACACCCACAAAGTGTGGTCacatttgtgtttatatttttcttttgattattctttttatttaatcaaatgTGCCATTTTACACTCTTTTTAATGC is a genomic window containing:
- the im:7136021 gene encoding uncharacterized protein im:7136021 isoform X1, with product MEVTELPEEVWLHVFHFLSYSEKCSIRSSCTFFKRLIDRPVLWKNTTVHLEKLRFIKNHFWRTLGNRRIKSVVVQKADEKEWAQLASRLPWLQSLTVNVCCSALHSLGDLRHLKRLVLRRCCCPSLTALTSLHLLSDLCLCEVTRAPRSDISNAVCHLTNLTSLHYHESRTPLSTAALHNILQCLPNLQHLSLKMGSNQYPVPSDYFCPAQTNHISENLLCTMGSLLSLELLNYMDPVLPPTGLQGLTSLKCLTVHYRGWAQEPKPCHLKTWLSTLPVLSELNISMGYQLGVYAKSVPATVHRLSLKHVMGELQALQDVALQVPDLQHLHLDLCFQERQSLIANVPKFFPKLQSLAVRHHNVPEAEFLKLAKLTSLRSLVILDSSTDPNSPLKVLTYKLHIQTNYRVHVIHFSDLKDQSACFCVN
- the im:7136021 gene encoding uncharacterized protein im:7136021 isoform X2, giving the protein MEVTELPEEVWLHVFHFLSYSEKCSIRSSCTFFKRLIDRPVLWKNTTVHLEKLRFIKNHFWRTLGNRRIKSVVVQKADEKEWAQLASRLPWLQSLTVNVCCSALHSLGDLRHLKRLVLRRCCCPSLTALTSLHLLSDLCLCEVTRAPRSDISNAVCHLTNLTSLHYHESRTPLSTAALHNILQCLPNLQHLSLKMGSNQYPVPSDYFCPAQTNHISENLLCTMGSLLSLELLNYMDPVLPPTGLQGLTSLKCLTVHYRGWAQEPKPCHLKTWLSTLPVLSELNISMGYQLGVYAKSVPATVHRLSLKHVMGELQALQDVALQVPDLQHLHLDLCFQERQSLIANVPKFFPKLQSLAVSEHPTANQRAPTAYPSHPSLTVDARMS